The segment GGTCAGGCCTTTGGATAACCTCCGTCTGTGGGTCCGTTATAGCGACGGTTCACAGGGAGAGGTGGACTTGTCGGATCTTGCCGGACGCGGAGTCTTCTCTAGTTGGGAAACGCCTGGATCGTTCGAGTCGGTGCGGGTCGGATTCCACGGCGAACTCCAGTGGAGCGAAGATATCGAACTCTGCGCCGACTCGGTGTATATGAGGCTGACCGGAAAAACGCCTGAGGA is part of the Acidobacteriota bacterium genome and harbors:
- a CDS encoding DUF2442 domain-containing protein gives rise to the protein MEPTMPKLAEVRPLDNLRLWVRYSDGSQGEVDLSDLAGRGVFSSWETPGSFESVRVGFHGELQWSEDIELCADSVYMRLTGKTPE